A stretch of Carya illinoinensis cultivar Pawnee chromosome 14, C.illinoinensisPawnee_v1, whole genome shotgun sequence DNA encodes these proteins:
- the LOC122294799 gene encoding xanthine dehydrogenase 1-like isoform X1, translating to MGSLKNQVDELEKVGEKAILYVNGVRKALPDGLAHMTLLEYLRDICLTGTKLGCGEGGCGACTVMVSHYDKNFNKCMHYAINACLAPLYSVEGMHVITVEGVGNRKHGLHPIQEALAQSHGSQCGFCTPGFIMSLYAFLRSCQIPPSEEQIEECLAGNLCRCTGYRPIADAFQVFAKTNDSLYTERSSLNLQGGDSVCPSTGKPCSCKPKALSGTDSTKKCVPFGDRCQPIFFSEIDGSRYVEKELIFPPELLLRKSTFLDLCGFGGLKWYRPLRLQQVLELKAKYPEAKLLVGNTEVGIEMRLKRTQYQVLISITHVPELNVLSVKEDGMEIGAAVRLSDLLHAFRKVVRDRDACETSSCKAFIEQLKWFAGTQIKNVASIGGNICTASPISDLNPLWMASNAKFQVIDCKGNIRTVMAEKFFLGYRKVDLARDEILLSVFLPWTRPFEYVKEFKQAHRRDDDIAIVNAGMRVYLQEKSGNWVISDASIVYGGVAPISLSAVKTKEFLVGKYWNQELLQDALKILQRDIFLKEDAPGGMVEFRKSLILGFFFKFFLWVSHQMDRKNSIEIVPISHLSAIQSFHRPPVMGSQDYEVRRHGTAVGSPEVHLSSRLQVTGEAEYTDDTRLPPNGLHASLILSRKPHARILSMDDSGAKSSPGFAGMFLAKDVPGNNKIGAVIYDEELFATEFVTCVGQAIGVVVADTHENAKIAARKVHIEYEELPSILTIQDAINAESFHPNTEKCLRKGDVDLCFQSGQCDKIIEGDVQVGGQEHFYLEPNSSMIWTVDGGNEVHMISSTQAPRKHQGYVSRVLGLPLSKVVCKTKRIGGGFGGKETRSAFIAAAASVPSYLLNQPVKLTLDRDIDMMITGQRHSFLGKYKVGFTNEGKVLALDLEIYNNAGNSLDLSLAVLERAMFHSDNVYEIPNMRIVGRVCFTNLPSNTAFRGFGGPQGMLITENWIQRIAVELKKSPEEIREINFQGEGSITHYGQQLQHCTLSQLWSELKLSCDYSNAREEVNKFNANNRWRKRGIAIVPTKFGISFTIKFMNQAGALVHVYTDGTVLVTHGGVEMGQGLHTKVAQVAASAFNISLSSVFISETSTDKVPNSSPTAASASSDIYGAAVLDACEQIKARMEPIASQNNFSSFAELANACYMERIDLSAHGFYITPDIDFDWRTGQGNPFKYFTYGAAFAEVEIDTLTGDFHTRAANIFMDLGYSINPAIDVGQIEGAFIQGLGWVALEELKWGDAAHKWIPPGWLYTCGPGSYKIPSMNDVPFHFNVSLLKGHPNVKAIHSSKAVGEPPFFLASSVLFAIKDAIIAARAEVGSNDWFPLDNPATPERIRMACLDEFITPFISSDFRPKLSI from the exons ATGGGGTCGTTGAAGAACCAGGTGGATGAGCTGGAAAAGGTGGGAGAGAAGGCGATACTGTACGTTAATGGAGTTCGTAAAGCTTTGCCTGATGGGTTGGCCCACATGACTCTGCTCGAGTATCTCAGAG ATATCTGTCTGACGGGGACCAAGCTTGGTTGTGGGGAAGGTGGTTGTGGAGCGTGCACTGTTATGGTTTCTCAttatgataaaaattttaacaaatgcat GCACTATGCTATTAACGCATGCTTGGCTCCTCTTTATTCTGTGGAAGGGATGCACGTAATTACTGTGGAGGGAGTGGGGAACCGCAAACATGGTTTGCACCCAATTCAA GAAGCATTGGCACAGTCACATGGCTCACAATGTGGATTTTGTACTCCTGGTTTTATCATGTCCTTGTAtgcatttcttaggtcatgtcAGATACCACCTAGTGAGGAGCAGATTGAAGAATGCCTTGCAGGAAATTTGTGTCGATGCACAGGATATAGACCAATTGCTGATGCATTTCAAGTCTTTGCCAAAACAAATGATTCTCTGTATACAGAAAGGTCTTCTCTAAACCTCCAAGGAGGTGATTCTGTTTGTCCTTCTACTGGTAAGCCTTGTTCATGTAAACCCAAAGCTCTGAGTGGTACAGACTCCACCAAAAAATGCGTTCCATTTGGTGATAGGTGCCAACCTATCTTTTTCAGTGAGATAGATGGAAGCAGATATGTAGAAAAAGAACTTATATTCCCCCCTGAGCTATTGTTGAGGAAATCAACTTTTTTAGATTTGTGTGGTTTTGGTGGGCTTAAGTGGTATCGGCCCTTAAGACTTCAGCAAGTGCTAGAGTTAAAAGCAAAATATCCAGAGGCAAAGTTATTGGTGGGTAATACTGAGGTGGGAATTGAAATGAGGCTGAAGAGAACACAATATCAGGTTTTGATTTCTATCACGCATGTGCCTGAACTTAATGTCTTGAGTGTGAAGGAGGATGGCATGGAGATAGGTGCTGCGGTAAGGCTCTCTGATCTCTTGCATGCTTTTAGAAAGGTTGTAAGAGATCGTGATGCTTGTGAAACATCTTCTTGTAAGGCTTTCATCGAACAGTTGAAATGGTTCGCTGGAACGCAGATTAAAAATGTTGCATCTATTGGTGGGAATATATGTACAGCCAGTCCAATATCAGACTTGAACCCTCTCTGGATGGCGTCAAATGCAAAGTTTCAAGTTATTGATTGCAAAGGAAACATCAGAACAGTCATGGCTGAAAAGTTCTTCCTGGGTTACCGTAAGGTGGATCTGGCAAGAGATGAAATACTACTCTCAGTATTCTTACCATGGACTAGGCCCTTTGAGTACGTGAAAGAGTTTAAGCAGGCTCACCGTCGAGATGATGATATTGCAATCGTAAATGCTGGAATGCGCGTTTATCTTCAGGAAAAAAGTGGAAACTGGGTCATATCTGATGCAAGCATTGTTTATGGCGGGGTTgctccaatctctctctctgcggTGAAAACAAAAGAGTTCCTTGTTGGGAAGTATTGGAACCAGGAGCTATTGCAGGATGCTTTGAAAATCTTACAAAGGGATATCTTTCTAAAGGAAGATGCTCCTGGTGGGATGGTGGAATTTCGGAAATCTTTGATACTTGGTTTCTTCTTCAAATTTTTCCTTTGGGTTTCTCATCAAATGGACAGGAAGAACTCTATTGAGATTGTTCCAATATCTCATCTATCTGCCATACAATCATTCCACCGCCCGCCTGTTATGGGAAGTCAGGATTACGAAGTCAGAAGACATGGGACTGCTGTGGGTTCTCCTGAGGTTCATCTTTCATCAAGACTTCAG GTTACAGGAGAGGCAGAATACACTGATGACACACGGTTGCCTCCTAATGGtttgcatgcatcattaatatTGAGCAGAAAACCTCATGCCCGTATACTTTCCATGGACGACTCCGGAGCCAAGTCTTCACCGGGGTTTGCAGGCATGTTTCTGGCTAAAGATGTGCCCGGTAATAACAAGATTGGAGCAGTTATATATGATGAGGAACTATTTGCTACGGAATTTGTAACTTGTGTTGGTCAG gCTATAGGAGTGGTGGTTGCTGATACACATGAAAATGCAAAAATAGCAGCAAGAAAAGTTCATATTGAGTATGAAGAGCTCCCGTCTATCTTAACAATACAGGATGCCATTAATGCTGAAAGTTTCCATCCTAACACAGAGAAATGTTTGAGAAAAGGGGATGTGGACCTTTGTTTTCAATCTGGTCAGTGTGACAAGATCATAGAGGGGGATGTTCAAGTGGGAGGTCAGGAACATTTTTACTTGGAGCCAAATAGCAGTATGATATGGACTGTGGATGGAGGCAACGAAGTTCATATGATCTCATCCACTCAA GCCCCTCGGAAACATCAGGGCTATGTTTCTCGTGTTCTTGGTCTTCCACTTTCAAAAGTGGTTTGCAAAACTAAGCGAATTGGTGGTGGATTTGGTGGGAAGGAGACAAGATCAGCATTCATTGCTGCGGCGGCGTCTGTTCCATCATATCTGTTGAATCAGCCTGTAAAACTGACATTGGACAGGGATATAGATATGATGATAACTGGGCAGAGGCATAGCTTTCTTGGAAAGTACAAG GTTGGGTTCACAAATGAGGGGAAAGTCCTTGCACTGGATCTTGAAATATACAATAATGCTGGGAACTCGCTGGATCTTTCTCTTGCTGTTCTCGAACGTGCTATGTTTCACTCAGACAATGTCTACGAGATACCAAACATGAGGATTGTTGGAAGGGTTTGTTTCACTAATCTTCCCAGTAACACTGCCTTTCGAGGTTTTGGCGGTCCTCAAGGTATGCTTATTACTGAAAATTGGATTCAAAGAATTGCAGTAGAACTGAAGAAAAGCCCAGAAGAAATAAGG gaaattaattttcaagGGGAAGGTTCAATAACGCATTATGGCCAGCAACTTCAACACTGCACCTTGTCCCAGCTCTGGAGTGAGCTTAAGTTATCTTGTGACTACTCAAATGCTCGTGAAGAAGTTAACAAATTTAATGCTAATAACCGATGGAGGAAGCGTGGTATTGCCATAGTTCCGACCAAATTCGGCATATCCTTTACAATAAAGTTTATGAACCAG GCTGGTGCTCTTGTACATGTTTATACTGATGGAACTGTTTTAGTTACGCATGGAGGTGTTGAAATGGGCCAAGGTTTACACACAAAAGTTGCTCAGGTTGCTGCTTCTGCCTTCAATATCTCTCTCAGTTCTGTCTTTATATCAGAGACAAGTACTGACAAG GTTCCAAACTCATCACCAACAGCAGCTTCTGCAAGTTCTGATATATATGGAGCTGCAGTTTTGGATGCATGTGAGCAAATAAAGGCACGTATGGAGCCCATCGCTTCACAAAACAATTTCAGCTCATTTGCTGAG CTGGCCAATGCATGCTATATGGAGCGAATAGATCTTTCAGCACATGGATTCTACATTACACCTGATATTGACTTTGACTGGAGGACTGGTCAAGGAAACCCATTCAAGTACTTCACATATGGTGCTGCCTTTGCTGAGGTTGAAATTGACACATTAACTGGAGATTTTCACACAAGGGCAGCAAACATTTTCATGGATCTTGGATATTCTATCAATCCAGCAATTGATGTTGGACAG ATTGAAGGAGCCTTCATACAAGGTTTAGGTTGGGTAGCCCTTGAAGAACTAAAGTGGGGAGATGCAGCTCATAAATGGATCCCACCTGGCTGGCTTTACACTTGTGGACCTGGAAGTTACAAAATTCCTTCTATGAACGACGTCCCCTTCCATTTCAATGTTTCACTTCTTAAG GGTCATCCGAATGTGAAGGCCATCCATTCATCTAAAGCTGTTGGGGAGCCTCCGTTTTTCCTGGCTTCGTCTGTCCTTTTTGCCATCAAAGATGCCATTATAGCTGCAAGAGCAGAAGTGGGTTCTAACGACTGGTTTCCTCTGGATAATCCGGCAACACCTGAACGCATCCGAATGGCTTGTTTGGACGAATTCATCACACCATTTATTAGCTCGGACTTCCGCCCCAAGCTCAGCATTTGA
- the LOC122294799 gene encoding xanthine dehydrogenase 1-like isoform X2, whose amino-acid sequence MVSHYDKNFNKCMHYAINACLAPLYSVEGMHVITVEGVGNRKHGLHPIQEALAQSHGSQCGFCTPGFIMSLYAFLRSCQIPPSEEQIEECLAGNLCRCTGYRPIADAFQVFAKTNDSLYTERSSLNLQGGDSVCPSTGKPCSCKPKALSGTDSTKKCVPFGDRCQPIFFSEIDGSRYVEKELIFPPELLLRKSTFLDLCGFGGLKWYRPLRLQQVLELKAKYPEAKLLVGNTEVGIEMRLKRTQYQVLISITHVPELNVLSVKEDGMEIGAAVRLSDLLHAFRKVVRDRDACETSSCKAFIEQLKWFAGTQIKNVASIGGNICTASPISDLNPLWMASNAKFQVIDCKGNIRTVMAEKFFLGYRKVDLARDEILLSVFLPWTRPFEYVKEFKQAHRRDDDIAIVNAGMRVYLQEKSGNWVISDASIVYGGVAPISLSAVKTKEFLVGKYWNQELLQDALKILQRDIFLKEDAPGGMVEFRKSLILGFFFKFFLWVSHQMDRKNSIEIVPISHLSAIQSFHRPPVMGSQDYEVRRHGTAVGSPEVHLSSRLQVTGEAEYTDDTRLPPNGLHASLILSRKPHARILSMDDSGAKSSPGFAGMFLAKDVPGNNKIGAVIYDEELFATEFVTCVGQAIGVVVADTHENAKIAARKVHIEYEELPSILTIQDAINAESFHPNTEKCLRKGDVDLCFQSGQCDKIIEGDVQVGGQEHFYLEPNSSMIWTVDGGNEVHMISSTQAPRKHQGYVSRVLGLPLSKVVCKTKRIGGGFGGKETRSAFIAAAASVPSYLLNQPVKLTLDRDIDMMITGQRHSFLGKYKVGFTNEGKVLALDLEIYNNAGNSLDLSLAVLERAMFHSDNVYEIPNMRIVGRVCFTNLPSNTAFRGFGGPQGMLITENWIQRIAVELKKSPEEIREINFQGEGSITHYGQQLQHCTLSQLWSELKLSCDYSNAREEVNKFNANNRWRKRGIAIVPTKFGISFTIKFMNQAGALVHVYTDGTVLVTHGGVEMGQGLHTKVAQVAASAFNISLSSVFISETSTDKVPNSSPTAASASSDIYGAAVLDACEQIKARMEPIASQNNFSSFAELANACYMERIDLSAHGFYITPDIDFDWRTGQGNPFKYFTYGAAFAEVEIDTLTGDFHTRAANIFMDLGYSINPAIDVGQIEGAFIQGLGWVALEELKWGDAAHKWIPPGWLYTCGPGSYKIPSMNDVPFHFNVSLLKGHPNVKAIHSSKAVGEPPFFLASSVLFAIKDAIIAARAEVGSNDWFPLDNPATPERIRMACLDEFITPFISSDFRPKLSI is encoded by the exons ATGGTTTCTCAttatgataaaaattttaacaaatgcat GCACTATGCTATTAACGCATGCTTGGCTCCTCTTTATTCTGTGGAAGGGATGCACGTAATTACTGTGGAGGGAGTGGGGAACCGCAAACATGGTTTGCACCCAATTCAA GAAGCATTGGCACAGTCACATGGCTCACAATGTGGATTTTGTACTCCTGGTTTTATCATGTCCTTGTAtgcatttcttaggtcatgtcAGATACCACCTAGTGAGGAGCAGATTGAAGAATGCCTTGCAGGAAATTTGTGTCGATGCACAGGATATAGACCAATTGCTGATGCATTTCAAGTCTTTGCCAAAACAAATGATTCTCTGTATACAGAAAGGTCTTCTCTAAACCTCCAAGGAGGTGATTCTGTTTGTCCTTCTACTGGTAAGCCTTGTTCATGTAAACCCAAAGCTCTGAGTGGTACAGACTCCACCAAAAAATGCGTTCCATTTGGTGATAGGTGCCAACCTATCTTTTTCAGTGAGATAGATGGAAGCAGATATGTAGAAAAAGAACTTATATTCCCCCCTGAGCTATTGTTGAGGAAATCAACTTTTTTAGATTTGTGTGGTTTTGGTGGGCTTAAGTGGTATCGGCCCTTAAGACTTCAGCAAGTGCTAGAGTTAAAAGCAAAATATCCAGAGGCAAAGTTATTGGTGGGTAATACTGAGGTGGGAATTGAAATGAGGCTGAAGAGAACACAATATCAGGTTTTGATTTCTATCACGCATGTGCCTGAACTTAATGTCTTGAGTGTGAAGGAGGATGGCATGGAGATAGGTGCTGCGGTAAGGCTCTCTGATCTCTTGCATGCTTTTAGAAAGGTTGTAAGAGATCGTGATGCTTGTGAAACATCTTCTTGTAAGGCTTTCATCGAACAGTTGAAATGGTTCGCTGGAACGCAGATTAAAAATGTTGCATCTATTGGTGGGAATATATGTACAGCCAGTCCAATATCAGACTTGAACCCTCTCTGGATGGCGTCAAATGCAAAGTTTCAAGTTATTGATTGCAAAGGAAACATCAGAACAGTCATGGCTGAAAAGTTCTTCCTGGGTTACCGTAAGGTGGATCTGGCAAGAGATGAAATACTACTCTCAGTATTCTTACCATGGACTAGGCCCTTTGAGTACGTGAAAGAGTTTAAGCAGGCTCACCGTCGAGATGATGATATTGCAATCGTAAATGCTGGAATGCGCGTTTATCTTCAGGAAAAAAGTGGAAACTGGGTCATATCTGATGCAAGCATTGTTTATGGCGGGGTTgctccaatctctctctctgcggTGAAAACAAAAGAGTTCCTTGTTGGGAAGTATTGGAACCAGGAGCTATTGCAGGATGCTTTGAAAATCTTACAAAGGGATATCTTTCTAAAGGAAGATGCTCCTGGTGGGATGGTGGAATTTCGGAAATCTTTGATACTTGGTTTCTTCTTCAAATTTTTCCTTTGGGTTTCTCATCAAATGGACAGGAAGAACTCTATTGAGATTGTTCCAATATCTCATCTATCTGCCATACAATCATTCCACCGCCCGCCTGTTATGGGAAGTCAGGATTACGAAGTCAGAAGACATGGGACTGCTGTGGGTTCTCCTGAGGTTCATCTTTCATCAAGACTTCAG GTTACAGGAGAGGCAGAATACACTGATGACACACGGTTGCCTCCTAATGGtttgcatgcatcattaatatTGAGCAGAAAACCTCATGCCCGTATACTTTCCATGGACGACTCCGGAGCCAAGTCTTCACCGGGGTTTGCAGGCATGTTTCTGGCTAAAGATGTGCCCGGTAATAACAAGATTGGAGCAGTTATATATGATGAGGAACTATTTGCTACGGAATTTGTAACTTGTGTTGGTCAG gCTATAGGAGTGGTGGTTGCTGATACACATGAAAATGCAAAAATAGCAGCAAGAAAAGTTCATATTGAGTATGAAGAGCTCCCGTCTATCTTAACAATACAGGATGCCATTAATGCTGAAAGTTTCCATCCTAACACAGAGAAATGTTTGAGAAAAGGGGATGTGGACCTTTGTTTTCAATCTGGTCAGTGTGACAAGATCATAGAGGGGGATGTTCAAGTGGGAGGTCAGGAACATTTTTACTTGGAGCCAAATAGCAGTATGATATGGACTGTGGATGGAGGCAACGAAGTTCATATGATCTCATCCACTCAA GCCCCTCGGAAACATCAGGGCTATGTTTCTCGTGTTCTTGGTCTTCCACTTTCAAAAGTGGTTTGCAAAACTAAGCGAATTGGTGGTGGATTTGGTGGGAAGGAGACAAGATCAGCATTCATTGCTGCGGCGGCGTCTGTTCCATCATATCTGTTGAATCAGCCTGTAAAACTGACATTGGACAGGGATATAGATATGATGATAACTGGGCAGAGGCATAGCTTTCTTGGAAAGTACAAG GTTGGGTTCACAAATGAGGGGAAAGTCCTTGCACTGGATCTTGAAATATACAATAATGCTGGGAACTCGCTGGATCTTTCTCTTGCTGTTCTCGAACGTGCTATGTTTCACTCAGACAATGTCTACGAGATACCAAACATGAGGATTGTTGGAAGGGTTTGTTTCACTAATCTTCCCAGTAACACTGCCTTTCGAGGTTTTGGCGGTCCTCAAGGTATGCTTATTACTGAAAATTGGATTCAAAGAATTGCAGTAGAACTGAAGAAAAGCCCAGAAGAAATAAGG gaaattaattttcaagGGGAAGGTTCAATAACGCATTATGGCCAGCAACTTCAACACTGCACCTTGTCCCAGCTCTGGAGTGAGCTTAAGTTATCTTGTGACTACTCAAATGCTCGTGAAGAAGTTAACAAATTTAATGCTAATAACCGATGGAGGAAGCGTGGTATTGCCATAGTTCCGACCAAATTCGGCATATCCTTTACAATAAAGTTTATGAACCAG GCTGGTGCTCTTGTACATGTTTATACTGATGGAACTGTTTTAGTTACGCATGGAGGTGTTGAAATGGGCCAAGGTTTACACACAAAAGTTGCTCAGGTTGCTGCTTCTGCCTTCAATATCTCTCTCAGTTCTGTCTTTATATCAGAGACAAGTACTGACAAG GTTCCAAACTCATCACCAACAGCAGCTTCTGCAAGTTCTGATATATATGGAGCTGCAGTTTTGGATGCATGTGAGCAAATAAAGGCACGTATGGAGCCCATCGCTTCACAAAACAATTTCAGCTCATTTGCTGAG CTGGCCAATGCATGCTATATGGAGCGAATAGATCTTTCAGCACATGGATTCTACATTACACCTGATATTGACTTTGACTGGAGGACTGGTCAAGGAAACCCATTCAAGTACTTCACATATGGTGCTGCCTTTGCTGAGGTTGAAATTGACACATTAACTGGAGATTTTCACACAAGGGCAGCAAACATTTTCATGGATCTTGGATATTCTATCAATCCAGCAATTGATGTTGGACAG ATTGAAGGAGCCTTCATACAAGGTTTAGGTTGGGTAGCCCTTGAAGAACTAAAGTGGGGAGATGCAGCTCATAAATGGATCCCACCTGGCTGGCTTTACACTTGTGGACCTGGAAGTTACAAAATTCCTTCTATGAACGACGTCCCCTTCCATTTCAATGTTTCACTTCTTAAG GGTCATCCGAATGTGAAGGCCATCCATTCATCTAAAGCTGTTGGGGAGCCTCCGTTTTTCCTGGCTTCGTCTGTCCTTTTTGCCATCAAAGATGCCATTATAGCTGCAAGAGCAGAAGTGGGTTCTAACGACTGGTTTCCTCTGGATAATCCGGCAACACCTGAACGCATCCGAATGGCTTGTTTGGACGAATTCATCACACCATTTATTAGCTCGGACTTCCGCCCCAAGCTCAGCATTTGA
- the LOC122294801 gene encoding extensin-2-like: MASLWPNLICALAVAVVLLAINVAADDHNPYVYASPPPPKYMYKSPPPPHYRYKSPPPYHKKSPPPPHYRYKSPPPHYIYKSPPPPSPSPPPPYVYKSPPPPPYIYKSPPPPYIYKSPPPPSPSPPPPYVYKSPPPPPYIYKSPPPPSPSPPPPYIYKSPPPPSPSPPPPYVYKSPPPPPYIYKSPPPPPPYIYKSPPPPSPSPPPPYVYKSPPPPSPSPPPPYVYKSPPPPSPSPPPPYVYKSPPPPSPSPHPPYVYKSPPPPVPSPPPPYYYKSPPPPKY; this comes from the coding sequence ATGGCCAGTCTGTGGCCAAATCTTATCTGTGCATTGGCTGTGGCTGTAGTCTTATTAGCCATCAATGTAGCAGCTGATGATCACAATCCTTACGTTTATGCATCTCCACCTCCACCAAAATACATGTACAAATCCCCTCCACCCCCACATTACCGCTACAAATCACCACCTCCATACCACAAGAAGTCTCCTCCACCACCGCATTACCGTTATAAGTCCCCCCCACCGCATTACATCTACAAATCCCCacctcctccatctccatcaccGCCCCCTCCCTATGTCTACAAATCCCCACCTCCTCCACCCTACATCTATAAATCTCCACCACCTCCTTACATTTACaaatcaccaccaccaccatctccaTCACCTCCTCCACCATACGTCTACAAGTCACCACCTCCTCCTCCCTACATCTATAAATCTCCACCACCACCCTCACCATCCCCTCCACCTCCTTACATTTACaaatcaccaccaccaccatctccGTCACCTCCTCCACCATACGTCTACAAGTCACCACCTCCTCCTCCATACATCTATAAATCTCCACCACCTCCACCTCCTTATATTTACAAGTCACCTCCACCACCTTCTCCTTCACCTCCTCCTCCATATGTGTACAAGTCACCacctcctccatctccatcgCCACCACCTCCATATGTCTACAAGTCACCacctcctccatctccatcgCCACCACCACCCTATGTCTACAAGTCACCTCCTCCTCCATCCCCTTCACCCCATCCACCTTATGTTTATAAATCTCCACCACCACCAGTACCATCCCCACCACCGCCATACTACTACAAATCACCACCACCTCCGAAATACTAA